Proteins co-encoded in one Setaria viridis chromosome 9, Setaria_viridis_v4.0, whole genome shotgun sequence genomic window:
- the LOC117836331 gene encoding cyclin-SDS-like, with protein sequence MPPTMLAPVPTRPRSNPYRRRRGAAPLLLDQAATAAAAGKRPAESSTSASSCFYSEVISASSTSLAAYQRPEKRSRRQDEDEARPAGSECSVVIGGARALPAEVEASESSCLGSVLESDLACPEQLADDAEATEYSSAYEELTPSEPDEEEEVLSGPCSCAEYSLSPLISSPLTDNDDDTTAPSATFSLFLDFAKQFIPCVHPEARAVNNAALDLLTGRRFEDLDDEESYERFRRRERREAVARDYTEVYGSMPGSDGPLVVEQRVVMVNWIIEHSYLTKLQPVTVFMGIGLMDRFLTQGYMKSLRNLQLLGIACITLATRIEENQPYNCVLQKTFKVGINTYSRSEVVAMEWLVQEVLNFKCFVTTTHHFLWFYLKAAKADDRVADLAKYLSLLSLLNHKQLSFWPSTVAAAVVALACLATDKESSCHLVMETHMRTQDDDLPECLMSLEWLINYAS encoded by the exons ATGCCTCCCACCATGCTCGCGCCGGTGCCCACGAGGCCCCGCTCCAACCCCTACCGCCGGCGGAGAGGGGCGGCTCCGCTGCTCCTCGATCAGGCCGCGactgcggcagcggcggggaagCGGCCCGCTGAGTCGTccacctcggcctcctcctgctTCTACAGCGAGGTgatctccgcctcctccacctctctcgCCGCGTATCAACGCCCGGAGAAGAGGTCTCGCCGccaggacgaggacgaggcgcGCCCGGCCGGCTCCGAGTGCTCGGTGGTGATCGGCGGCGCGAGGGCGCTCCCCGCCGAGGTCGAGGCCTCCGAGTCGTCGTGCCTCGGCTCCGTGCTCGAGTCCGACCTCGCCTGCCCGGAGCAGCtcgccgacgacgccgaggcGACCGAGTACTCCTCGGCGTACGAGGAGCTGACCCCGTCGGAGcccgatgaggaggaggaggtgctcaGCGGTCCTTGCAGCTGCGCCGAGTACTCCCTCAGCCCCCTGATCAGCTCCCCCTTGaccgacaacgacgacgacacTACCGCGCCCTCCGCAACCTTCTCCCTCTTCCTCGACTTCGCCAAGCAGTTCATCCCCTGCGTGCACCCCGAAGCGCGCGCCGTCAACAATGCCGCTCTCGATCTCCTGACG GGGAGGCGGTTTGAGGACTTGGACGACGAGGAGAGCTACGAGCGGTTccggcggcgcgagcggcgcGAGGCGGTTGCACGCGACTACACTGAGGTGTACGGCTCCATGCCCGGCAGCGACGGCCCTCTCGTCGTGGAGCAACGTGTCGTCATGGTGAACTGGATCATCGAG CATTCGTATCTGACGAAGCTGCAGCCAGTGACCGTTTTCATGGGGATTGGACTGATGGACCGCTTCTTGACACAAGGATACATGAAGAGTCTGAGAAATCTGCAGTTGCTGGGCATTGCCTGCATCACCCTGGCCACCCGCATAGAAGAGAACCAACCGTACAATTG CGTCCTTCAAAAGACCTTCAAAGTTGGGATCAATACTTACAGCCGGAGTGAGGTTGTTGCCATGGAGTGGCTGGTTCAGGAGGTCCTGAACTTCAAGTGTTTCGTCACAACAACTCACCATTTCCTCTG GTTCTATCTGAAGGCTGCAAAGGCAGATGACAGGGTAGCGGACCTGGCAAAATACCTGTCCTTGCTCTCACTTCTCAACCATAAGCAGCTCTCCTTCTGGCCCTCAACTGTGGCAGCCGCTGTGGTAGCCCTTGCTTGCCTTGCCACAGACAAGGAGTCCTCATGCCATTTAGTCATGGAG ACTCACATGAGAACGCAGGATGACGATCTGCCTGAATGCCTAATG AGCCTAGAGTGGCTGATCAACTACGCTTCGTGA